The following coding sequences lie in one Rutidosis leptorrhynchoides isolate AG116_Rl617_1_P2 chromosome 6, CSIRO_AGI_Rlap_v1, whole genome shotgun sequence genomic window:
- the LOC139852325 gene encoding serine/threonine-protein kinase SRK2E-like, translated as MDRSALTVGPGMDLPIMHDSDRYELVKDIGAGNFGVARLMRDKQTNELVAVKYIERGEKIDENVQREIINHRSLRHPNIVRFKEVILTPTHLAIVMEYASGGELFERICNAGRFPEDEARFFFQQLISGVSYCHNMQVCHRDLKLENTLLDGSPAPRLKICDFGYSKSSVLHSQPKSTVGTPAYIAPEVLLKKEYDGKIADVWSCGVTLYVMLVGAYPFEDPEEPKNFRKTIQRILNVQYSIPAYVHISAECRHLISRIFVADPAKRITMDEIKNHEWFVRNLPSELTKDNAMDQFGGPDQPTQSVDEIMQIIAEATIPPVGFNSLNQYLTGSLDIDDDMDEDLESDADLDIDSSGEIVYAM; from the exons ATGGATCGATCTGCGCTTACGGTGGGTCCAGGCATGGATTTGCCTATTATGCATGATAGTGATCGGTATGAGCTTGTTAAAGATATCGGTGCGGGTAATTTTGGTGTTGCTAGATTGATGAGAGATAAACAGACCAATGAACTTGTTGCTGTCAAATATATCGAGAGAGGTGAGAAG ATAGATGAAAATGTACAAAGGGAGATTATCAACCACAGATCACTGAGGCATCCTAATATTGTCAGATTCAAAGAG GTCATTTTAACACCGACACATCTGGCAATTGTTATGGAATATGCATCTGGAGGAGAGTTGTTTGAGCGGATATGTAATGCTGGTCGGTTTCCAGAAGACGAG GCCCGTTTCTTCTTTCAGCAGCTTATATCTGGAGTCAGCTACTGCCATAATATG CAAGTATGCCATCGTGACTTGAAACTGGAGAACACACTACTAGATGGCAGCCCGGCTCCTCGGCTcaaaatttgtgattttgggtactCCAAG TCCTCTGTGCTGCATTCACAACCGAAATCTACTGTTGGAACCCCTGCATATATTGCGCCTGAAGTATTGCTTAAGAAAGAATATGATGGCAAG ATTGCAGATGTGTGGTCTTGTGGTGTTACGTTATATGTAATGCTTGTGGGAGCTTATCCTTTTGAGGATCCCGAGGAGCCTAAGAATTTTCGCAAGACCATACAG CGAATTCTAAATGTCCAATATTCAATCCCAGCCTATGTCCATATATCTGCTGAGTGCCGCCATTTGATCTCCAGAATATTTGTTGCTGATCCTGCTAAG CGGATAACCATGGATGAGATAAAAAACCATGAATGGTTTGTAAGGAACCTGCCATCAGAACTAACAAAAGACAACGCAATGGACCAGTTTGGGGGTCCGGATCAACCGACTCAGAGTGTTGACGAAATCATGCAGATAATTGCGGAAGCTACCATCCCTCCTGTTGGTTTCAACAGTTTGAATCAGTATCTTACTGGTAGCCTTGACATTGACGATGACATGGATGAGGATCTCGAGAGTGATGCAGACCTTGATATTGATAGCAGCGGGGAGATAGTATACGCCATGTGA